The stretch of DNA TTCCCCTTCCTGGGCCAGTGCCTTGCCTTGTGTCTCACACATCTCCGCCTCGAGTTGTCTCAGGTTTTCACACAGTTTGGGCATCTGAATAAGCAACATTGGTCATGACCTGATCGGGGTGGGGGACTGCATGTGGTTGACCCTCAGAGAATGCAGATCTGTTACTGGGATTCCATCCCCCTACATCCTGCTGCCTGGAGGATAAGCTTGCTTTCATCTGGGATTGTCTTCTACTTGAAGATaggctcttcttttctttgttttttggtttttgtttttttccaagataATTTGTTACCATACTGGGATAGTTCAAGActaaaactttttaaacttttagttGACaggtaaatttaaaattcttgttCCTATCCATGTTCTATTTGCCATTTCTGTACCCCTATCTCCCCAGGTAATACTGGTTTCGTATGCatccttccaaattttctttatGTAAAACACAAACAACTGCAAATacacattcttattttttcctcatttttatttaaaagaagtatAATAAATTTACTGTTCTGCCCCTTGTTTTTCCCAAATACTCTATCCAAGGGTCTGAAAGAACATTCCATATCTCCACAGACAGAATGTCCTTGATGAGCAGGTAATGCCCCAGGAGGCTTAGGCAGAATGTACCTAGAAGGTTAGCAGCAAGCCTTCACTTGGGAGAGTAGGAAGAATGAGGCAAAGGAGAGAACCCCCCAACAGTGAGAGGACTAAGCAGCCAGCAGCACCTTTTTCTCTTTACCTGTCTTATTTCCGTGGGCCCTCCCTGCACACTAACGAATACTGTGtccctggggaggaggaagaaagctcTCCTTAAGCCCATGCCAGTTACAGCCTTGACATCTGCCAGGAGGCTCGACACCTGCCGTCtgaggcccccctcccccagtcacaACGCCTCctcccagggaagggagggattGAGCAGATGGTCCTGGTGCTCCCCTCTGCTCATCCCTTCCTGGATAATCCCAAGGGGCTCCCCTCATGAGTTCACACAAACCCATTCCTGTAGCTTCCACATGCTGGTTTTGATTATATTCCCATGCACAGTGGAAAGCACTGCAGAGTCGGCCTCTGACTCcatctccctttgctgctccttctgctgagCTGGTAGTGAAGACAGTTTGTGTCCCTGTGTTTCAGGAGTTGTGCAGCATTTGCAGAATGGCCAGCTGCTGAGGGACATCTATCTAAAGAAACACAAACTCCTGCCGAGTGACTGGTCCACAGACCACCTCTACTTGGAGACCACTGGGAAAAGCCGGACCCTACAAAGTGGGCTGGCCTTGCTTTATGGCTTTCTCCCAGATTTTGACTGGAAGAAGATTCATTTCAGGCATCAGCCAAGCGCTCTGTTCTGCTCCGGAAACTGCTATTGCCCCATGAGAAACCAGTACCTGGAAAAGGAGCAGCGTCGGCAGTACCTCTTACGTCTGAAAAACAGCCAGCTGGAGAGGACCTACGAGGACATGGCCAGGATTGTGGACGTCCCCACCAAGCAACTTCGCGCTGCCAACCCCATAGACTCCATGCTCTGCCGCTTCTGCCACAATGTCAGCTTCCCATGCACGAGGAACGGCTGTATCAACATGGAGCACTTCAAGGTGATCAAGACGCATCAGatagaggatgagagagagaggcgggagAAGAAGCTCTATTTGGGCTACGCGCTCCTGGGCGCCCACCCCGTCCTGAACCAGACAGTCAACCGGATGCAGCGTGCCgcggagggcaggagagaggaggtCTTTGCCCTCTACTCTGCTCATGATGTCACTCTGTCACCGGTTCTTAGCGCCTTGGGCCTGATGGAAGCCAGATTCCCAAGGTTTGCAGCTAGGTTGATCTTGGAGCTCTGGCAAGACCGAGAAAAGCCAAGTGAGCATTCTGTCCGGATTCTTTATAATGGCGTCGATGTCACATTCCATACCTCTTTTTGCCAGGACCACCACAAGCATTCCTCCAAGCCCATGTGCCCCCTCGAAAACTTAGTCCGCTTTGTCAAGCGGGACATGTTTGTGGCCCTGGGGAGTAGCGGTAGTACTAATTATTACGACGCATGTCACAGGGAAGGATTCTAGAAGGGAGGGAGTGCGGGGCTGATAGAATCTATGCCAATACAGAAGGATGGGAAGGGTCCACTTCTAGATCTGTCCATTGTCAAGGGTATAAGACTATTGATTTATAAAGGCTAGAAATCATGTTTGAGCCACGTGGATGATTGGGTTGAACGGGAAGCACATCGCTATAACTGGGTTCGTGGGTTACTTGGTACATCATGGCCAGTTCATAGAAAGAGGAAGGTACTTCCATCGTAGCCTGAGTTTGCTCATGATGCCACAGGGTATGTCAATACCCAGAGCTGCCAATCCATATGTGTAGTATGTCGATCTTCAGGGGTAGCGTATGATGGAACCAGCAAACCTCAACCAAAATTTACTTCATCTGGGGTGGTTTTGCCTTGTTCCTGTTCAGCAAAACCATTCCCGAAGTGATTTATCTATAAATAGGGGTTGGTACATTTTTCCCGTACAGAGCCAGATAgtaaagactgtggactctggggtCCCAGAGGCCACATACAGTCATGTGACGTGAAAGCAACCATAGACAGCATGGAAACAAAAGAGTGTGGCTATATTCACAGCCCGAGTTTGCTGACCCCTAATCTCAGAACACAGGCTCTGCTACATTTGCACTTCCAGCACTTTGAGAACCAGTTAAGTACAAAAAATTATTCAGTGGTGCCTCCAGGAACTTCTGCGAGAAACACCGAATTTGCTCTGTAGCTGGTGTGATAACAGAACTTGAGGGGAAATAAACATCAAATCAGAATGAATCGtagaaaaattattagaataataCTTGATGTTCATGATGATTATGGTAGGTATGTTTTAAATATCTGTCTGCTGTAGTCTATTTGCTGTATAGGctgaaatttttgtattctatttagtatttttatagtCTAGGGAACTATTTTCTAAGACCGGTTTTAGATGTGCTCTTAGTCCTAGGTAAAATTCAATTTACCATACCTGCTTGGTGGTTAGAAGGAAGCTAGAAGCTGAATTCAAGCACTTTCTTCCAATAAAACTAATTATGGCTTATTCCCTTTGACAAGCTGTAGAATTGGATCAATTTTTGAACCATCTGCATCAATTTCAAATGGTAAAttctaattgatttttaaataagcttttgGGAGAACTTTGTTATAGATAGCTAAATAATCTTtctaagatattttatatattagaagCAATTGTAATTAAATCTGTGGTTTCTGAACTAAAATGGTGCTAGTTCCATGTGAAGAAATGTAAAGTGCAAGTGAGATTCTGAAGTGTCTTTGGCATTCCacactttcctttttgtttttgtctaatgTTGCCTTTGGATACGtctgtttctataaataaatttttgaagaatactcgtacatgtaagtcatggtttgtACCTACAAGGCATTCTAGTTCTCTTCAAGTAAGTTCccaaattttagaaacatttatttatttatttagtgtaagtaaaaatgtttaaagaactcCCCGGTGTGCGTGGAAAAGGGAGGCTAGGACATGCTGGCCCACCAGAgatggagggaaagggacagCAGTGCTGGGCCTGGAGGGCCAGGGCTTCCAGCTCTGACAGCAGCATCCGGGCTCCATGGGCTGGGAGGCCGTGCACAGATAGCGGCCTTGGCGTGGTTTAAAATCTATCTTAAATCCTCCTTTTATTGCTGAAAATCACGTGTTGTCTCTTGAGTAGTTAAAACTGTTGTTTTTTGCTCCCACTCACAGTATATCTGAATTAGAACTACTAAACACAGCTtgaaaatgtaaaactaaaaGTGGatcagaagatattttaaaaatcagattgaggcgcacctgggtggctcagtcggttaagcatctgcctcttggttttggtccaggtcatgatcgcaagagttgtgagatggagccctgccatgcacatcaggctctcaggcCCTGggttcagcagggaggctgcttgagattctctctccccacccccaccatcctctgtccctaccccaccccctgctcttgTGGGAGGAGGACCCCTCTCTCACTcgctgtctctctaataaatctttaaaaagaatcagtttgggggcgcctgggtggctcagtgagttaaagcctctgctctcagctcaggtcataatcccagggtcctgggatcgagccccacattgggctctcagctcatcggggagcctgcttccccttctctctctgcctgtctctctgcctgcttgtgatctctgtctgtcaaataaataaatcttaaaaaagaaaaaaaagaatccgtTTGAAACAACTATTGGTAAAGGTAAATATGTTGGATATTAAAAGCGTAGCTAAAGGTTTTGCCTCCCAAGACCTCAGGTATGCACATCATTTACATATCTTCCTCAGTATTAAGTTCCAAGACATCTCGCTCCATAAACAAATGCTGATCACTGAGCTGAGATTAATgcatccagttcttggtttctgGACAGTGGTCTTGCTGGCTTAGTTCATGGCAGGTGTgggcatgcacatgtgcacattcagctttcttgtttttatgattaaaattaaTACACGCACACTGGAAAACAATCAGACTATACTGAAAACAACTTCAAAAGTGAAGTTCTCTTCTATTCCCACCTCCAGAGACAACACTGTGGGATGTTTGACAGATATTCCTCCCTCCAAAAGTTTTCCACGCAGATGTGAGATTGAGTTgggcatcaggctccaagcttagggcggagtctgcttaagactctcccttgctctcaaataaataaatctttaaatatcattaaaaatgagTGAAACTGAAACTTATAACCAAGGTACTAGAATGGGGCCACATGCTTTTGAGGTACACAGAACGAGCAGAAGCTAGCAGCTATATGTGTTAATTTTGTAGCCCAACTGAGTAGTTAACCCTTTTTCAATACTGCTAGATAATTATTAATATACTAGAGTATTATTTCTCCACTTTCACTTATAAACAGAATTGAAGAACTCTATACTGCTATTAAGCCTGCTTGAGGGTCTTTGAAGCCACAGCAGAACTGGGCTTTGGAAAGATGTGACTGATTCCTCTCTCTAGGACCCCAGACTGAGACAGGAGAGGCAGGGATGCATGCTTCCATCTTCAGGAAGCCTGAACTGATGCAGCAGCCCAGCTAGGGTGGGTGTAGCCCTGTGTGTTTAAACATAGCCGCAAGTCGAAAGCCAAGAACAGCCAGGGTTTACAGTGCGGTTTGGGCTTGGACGGTGGCCAGAGTTCTGGCCCGGGCGCCAGTTAGCCGCCATTGCCCAAGGCCACTGGACTAAATGCTGGGCTTGCACCCCTGTATACTGTCTGTCCTGTGACCATCTCATGAATAATAACAGCTTCTGCTTAAGAGGAACCCACTGACTGCCTAGAGTCTACTCAGGCTTTCCTGGCCTCTGCAGCCCATCTGCCAGCTGAGCCTGGCCTTGAGGAGCAGCGGGTGGCCCTGGAGAGTCAGCTTGGCTCCACCCAGAGCTGCAGAGCCCCTCAGCATGGGGGCAGCCTGAGGCCTGGCATCTGAATAACTGAGTAATAACAGCACTGCTGTGGGCTCCATGCTTCCCTTGAGGGGCCCCACAAGCATTTCTTTATCAGTCCCAACAACCCTCTATTACCCCTCATACAAATGAGAAAAGAGGCTGAAGttggtgggaggggggcagggagtgaAGTCACTTTTCCAAAGGAAAACTCAAAGCCTAGAGGCTAACTAACCCAAGCGTCTATGACCCCCGTGAATTtgagtgtgtgtgctgtgtgAACCCACCAGGGCTTTTCTTAGACTAATTTAATCCTCCCAACCACCCTACAAGATACCATCTTTGCTGATGAATATCAAGTAGTACTAAAACATATTGGGGTTACAACTGTTATAGATTTAAATCTAAATGAACAGGAGACTATTCCAAAGGTGCCCCTGACCATCTGTGGTTGCtgtttttgttaagaaaaaaCCACTTATATAATGTAAAACTAATTTTGGCTGTGATGCTGTATTATATTCAGCCATTAGGAGATAGCATGAAACATCATTTTTAGCGTTCAGGACCCAGTCTGGTATCTGTAAAGGAGATAGGGTAGTTTGGGGCTGTGTTTTAATAGGGAGGCCAGCTGTTTGCCTGGGACTGACGAGTGTCTCAGCATGCAGGACTCTCCTTGCTAAAACAGAGCAAGATCCAGGCACATTGGGACGGGCTGGTTGTGTGGTGTGACATGAGATGCATTTTAGGGAGTACCACCATTCCCAACTCTGAGAGACAGGTTAAATCTGACAGAGTGACTCAGCCAAGGTTTCCGTGCCTAGCAAGTGTGCGCCGGGGGTGGGACTCCAAGCTACTGTCCATTTTCTTAAGCAGGACTTGACAGTGGTTCTCAGAACTATTTAGGACTCTGGGGTTCCATGCAACAGAAACCTGAATACAGTAGTTAAGCAAACTAAGCCTTTCATTTTCTCCAGTGGCCTGACCATTTCATCAGGAAACCAGACTGCTGTTTACATCTTACCCGCCAGGAGAGGGTCCCTTGGCTCACCTCCATTGCAAAGGAATCTAGGAAAGTATTTTTGTTGGGCACATTGCTGTCTCCAATCCGGCCCAGGGAGAACCCTGAAGGGCGACCCCAACATCAGTGTTCCCCACAGTGCACTTCTGCCTCCCCTGCTGTCTTCCATTCCTCCACAGCGTTGGCCCCAAGAACATTCCCTGGTACACTTCCCTCACCCATCCCTATCTGAGTCTGCTCCTGGGAAACAACTTGCAGCAGAGGGCAAGCAAATCCTAGGGCCTGAGACCTCTGCAAGTCAGGGCAGACAAACTAGTGTCATTTACTTGAAAGGGATAACATATCTACTGATTACAAATTTCTTCTATCACTGCCTTTGAGGGGCTTATTTTATTGTGGAAGTTAGTAAGCACACAAGAAGCAGTAGGAGAAACTTGATCCTGAACAGCCCAAAACTGATTACAGAGAGCTGTTATACCAAGATTTCCCATTTACTGAACACACACCAGGGGCTGGACACTGGGCTAAATAAGCACTCAACTGACCTAGACTTTATGTCTTACAAGATATGTAAGCATTTTTTATCTTCACTGTGTAGGtgtggagactgaggctcagaggaggaTCCCACAGTCAGTAGGAGGTGGCAGATCCAGGGCTGGAGCATGGCTCACCCCAGATTACAAAGTCCTTCCAGCTCCCCTGGCCCAccgcttcctctgcccctttacTCCACCACCCTCATAAAAGCAAAttagcagggacacctgggtggcttagttggttaagccgctgcctttagctcaggtcatgaccccagggtcctaggatcgagtcccacattgggctgcttgctcagcggggaccctgcttctctctctgcctctgcctacgactctgcctgcttgtttaaataaataaataaataaaatatttaaaaacaacaacaactcaatgagtttaaaaagaaaagggcaaaTTAGCAGAACCTGAAACCAGGGGTATAGCAGAGTGGACCCTAGCCCAGGGAATGATCTCTGCTACATTCATCTTTCtaactcctttcctttctcttcccatttttaaaaaagattgtatttatttgagagagagagagagagtgcatgagcaggagggagggaagagggaaagggagaagcagactccccactgagcagggacccaaactgggactcaatcccaggaccctgaaatcatgacctgagctgaaggcagatgcttaaccaactgagccacccaggtacccctcttccCACTTTTTTCTAACACAACATTTCCAAGGAAGTAGGATCACCTTACAGTGGGTTGTTTTAGCCTGGGTTCTGAAAGCTGCCTGAGAACAAAATCTTAAGTGTGGATGTTTATTAGGGAATGTGGTCCCAAGGAGCAGAAGTGAAAGACAGGGAAGCGGacaaaggggagagggaaagctaCAGGGAAGCTGCATACTGAGCTAATATGGTGACTGGTTGCTCTAGTCAGGACTGCCTAAGAAACCTGAGACACACCTGAATGGTTCACCTGGAGGAAGACCAGGGAAGGGGAGACATTTATCCCTCACTCCCATCCTCTGCTCTCTACCCCACACACTGGGTTGAACATGCATCAGGGCAGAGGGCTCACCTGGGCTCTCTGGCATCTGAGAACCCCTGGGGTGGAAAGCAAGAGAATGAGATCCTGTCAGGTCCTGGGCCCAGTCACTGCACAGTAGCCCACAGAGACACAAGGCCGAGAGGATCACTGAGGGccttgtaagggcctatttagacagagcgattccatccggttaaacagtgattttgttgtttatgcagtaaaactcaAACTGACCCTGCACCCCCATCCCCGGGGAACTTACTTCAAAGCAAATCTGAGAAACCAGTAGAATGTGGTCGACCAGTCCccgataacagagcccaaatacaagggcgggtcaagTCAGGTGGAGACAACAGAGCCTGAATGAGGGGATGAGTTctcaccaaggtgataggctagttcaaatagctactatggggtgaactgtaattcaattggccactcgtgtgtgacctagcatgactgtgcagctttctctgtgtgttacaatctcattggtcacctgtgtgtggccaggcttaaccacatggcctttgctctataaaagttagtctgtgaggctgggggtggtcgctctctgtaagaggcagccctgaatggtcggtttgattctcgatgcttggcgtgaaataaagctttgcttgaccttcgctttgtaccagtctcgttcctttgaccaTGTCATTGCAAGGCCTCAGCGTCTTGGGCACTGCACTGTGCTTTAGAAGCAAAACCTTGTTTCAGCCTCAAAACCATACTGTGACTTGGAAGTCATCCTTACTGTCTCCCAGTtttcagatggagaaagaaactgagaggaGAGGTCCCCCACCAAGGCCCCACAGCAGGGAAGTGGCAGAAGTGGGAGTCAAAGCAGCCGATTCCCAAGCCCTTGTTCCTCATCACGATACCATCATAGTAAACATTCCTCCCAGGTCCAATATAAAGTATGTTTGAGTGCTTACTCACACACTAACTCCTTACTCAGGATTcctctctgatgtctggactgcACAGATCAAACCGTGCCCCGCCTTGTTAAACCCCCTTGTCCTCCTCTACCTTCTAGATGAAATCCAAGCTCCTTAAGGTTACTCACCTTAAGCCCTTCATGGTCTGACTCCCACTTACCTCTCCAGCTTTGTTACTTGCAAGGCCTAAGCGGTTGTGCCCAGACTGCCGTTGTTGACACATTTTGTGTGTgcctgggagagaggaaaagggttTTAATGTCACTACATGGGTGGCCAGGTTTGCAGAATCTCTGAAGGGGACAGTCCTCTCCTGTCCAgagcccatccccacccccagcaaatcTTCCTCAGGACCTAACAATCTCCcagtctttcactttcttttccttccccagttGTATCTGGAGTTGGGTTTcccagaaagggaaagagactTAGAACCACATAGACTGAGTTCAAAAGCAGTTCCACACCACTTCCCAGCTGTGAGACCTCA from Neovison vison isolate M4711 chromosome 6, ASM_NN_V1, whole genome shotgun sequence encodes:
- the PXYLP1 gene encoding 2-phosphoxylose phosphatase 1 isoform X2; protein product: MDVLTALLLLVHLTPVSTAKNGVSSKSRKRVMPDPVTEPPVTDPIYEALLYCNIPSVAERSMEGHAPHHFKLVSVHVFIRHGDRYPLYVIPKTKRPEIDCTLVANRKPYHPKLEAFVSHMSKGSGASFESPLHSLPLYPNHPLCEMGELTQTGVVQHLQNGQLLRDIYLKKHKLLPSDWSTDHLYLETTGKSRTLQSGLALLYGFLPDFDWKKIHFRHQPSALFCSGNCYCPMRNQYLEKEQRRQYLLRLKNSQLERTYEDMARIVDVPTKQLRAANPIDSMLCRFCHNVSFPCTRNGCINMEHFKVIKTHQIEDERERREKKLYLGYALLGAHPVLNQTVNRMQRAAEGRREEVFALYSAHDVTLSPVLSALGLMEARFPRFAARLILELWQDREKPSEHSVRILYNGVDVTFHTSFCQDHHKHSSKPMCPLENLVRFVKRDMFVALGSSGSTNYYDACHREGF
- the PXYLP1 gene encoding 2-phosphoxylose phosphatase 1 isoform X1; the protein is MLFRSRFLLLLALAAVLAFVSLSLQFFHLTPVSTAKNGVSSKSRKRVMPDPVTEPPVTDPIYEALLYCNIPSVAERSMEGHAPHHFKLVSVHVFIRHGDRYPLYVIPKTKRPEIDCTLVANRKPYHPKLEAFVSHMSKGSGASFESPLHSLPLYPNHPLCEMGELTQTGVVQHLQNGQLLRDIYLKKHKLLPSDWSTDHLYLETTGKSRTLQSGLALLYGFLPDFDWKKIHFRHQPSALFCSGNCYCPMRNQYLEKEQRRQYLLRLKNSQLERTYEDMARIVDVPTKQLRAANPIDSMLCRFCHNVSFPCTRNGCINMEHFKVIKTHQIEDERERREKKLYLGYALLGAHPVLNQTVNRMQRAAEGRREEVFALYSAHDVTLSPVLSALGLMEARFPRFAARLILELWQDREKPSEHSVRILYNGVDVTFHTSFCQDHHKHSSKPMCPLENLVRFVKRDMFVALGSSGSTNYYDACHREGF